The Rhinolophus ferrumequinum isolate MPI-CBG mRhiFer1 chromosome 6, mRhiFer1_v1.p, whole genome shotgun sequence genome has a window encoding:
- the LOC117023116 gene encoding translation initiation factor IF-2-like, whose amino-acid sequence MPAPLPRPRGAAGPGGPHRPSRARRASRGLAVDSPLLQSREAPLPGEPERPVRLAPALSVFGSRLLLLFLLPPPPRAHALPHSASFKPGSSCRRIPGRSLAPPGSKFTETLRGFPRLSNPGGVAHSPAAGAVAQWPRARRGVTLRPPSRPALQAFPAARGLAGRRQLEATPGAGRKGMSSRPSSSKHLRHGRERPGEGWKTGRRRRRRNKGTQAARSRSRPPSQPERFSL is encoded by the exons ATGCCGGCGCCGCTGCCCCGTCCCCGGGGGGCCGC CGGGCCGGGGGGGCCCCACCGTCCCTCTCGAGCGCGCCGCGCTTCCCGGGGGCTCGCAGTGGACTCGCCCCTTCTCCAGAGCCGGGAGGCTCCTCTCCCCGGAGAGCCGGAGCGACCCGTCCGGTTAGCTCCAGCCTTAAGCGTCTTTGGCTCCCGCCTCCTCCTGCTGTTCCTCCTGCCCCCGCCTCCACGGGCTCACGCTCTCCCCCACTCGGCGAGCTTCAAACCAGGAAGCAGCTGCCGCCGCATCCCCGGCCGGAGCCTCGCGCCGCCCGGCTCCAAGTTCACTGAAACCCTGCGCGGGTTTCCGCGCCTTTCGAACCCCGGGGGCGTGGCGCACAGCCCTGCCGCCGGTGCTGTAGCTCAGTGGCCCCGCGCACGCCGCGGGGTAACCCTGCGTCCGCCCTCTCGCCCGGCTCTGCAAGCGTTCCCTGCTGCGCGGGGTCTGGCGGGACGCCGCCAGCTGGAGGCGACCCCAGGTGCAGGCCGAAAAGGAATGAGCTCGAGACCCAGCTCAAGCAAACACCTGAGGCATGGAAGAGAGAGGCCCGGGGAGGGCTGGAAaacggggaggaggaggaggaggaggaacaaggGAACCCAAGCTGCGAGGAGTCGCTCGCGCCCTCCCTCCCAACCTGAAAG